TTCTTTTTTCAAGTTCGTCTACCCGATCAAACTAAGACTGGTGCTAGTTATCAGCAGGATACAAAAACATCAGCAACGATTCTAGTCAGCAGACCGGAGAAATAACAATGGGGCATTGGGGATTGGAGATTGGGGATTGCACTTCTGGTGCGGACGCTACGCGTAGCTTGCTTCCACGTAGTGGTACGGCTCCGCTCTGTTACCAGGGATTGGGGATTGGGGATTGGGGATTGGGGATTGGGGATTGGGGATTGGGGATTGGGGATTGGGGATTGAGGGATGAGGGAGAATAATCCTCATCCCTCAATCCCCAATGAGTCTCTATCATTTATTTAAGATACATACTACAACTGGTTTGTCAATTGTATGTAGTACGATATCACTAACAGCACAACTATACGTAACATTGCTGGATTTTGCCAGCAGAGGTCTAATAGCTGAAGGAGTTACCATGCAATCATTAGGGCTAAACAAGGGCGCTCTGAGTTCTCACGAATCTACCCCAACTTGTATACCTCAGTGTTCCACTCATAATTCCGTCACTTATCTGAGGAACTTCCTGCCGATTAGCAGGTCTAATAAAAAGGGATTATTTAAAGCCAGTACGATCTATGAGTCAGTCGATTACTGTATCCTGGTCAACGGTTGATGCGAGGTGCCCAGAAGCATCGGTGCAAGTTGACAAACTCTCAAATCACGATCTCATTTTGCGCTGTCAAGTCGGACAGCGACCAGATCGTGCTGCGTTTGCAGAACTATTGCGCCGCTATCAAACTCAAGTCGATAGGGTGTTATACCACCTGGCTCCAGATTGGGCTGACAGAGCCGATTTGGCTCAAGAAGTTTGGATTCGAGTATATCGGAATATTAGCCGATTACAAGAACCTGCCAAATTTCGGGGCTGGTTAAGCCGCATTGCTACCAACTTGTTTTATGATGAGTTGCGCAAACGTAAGCGGGTTGTCAGTCCTCTATCCCTAGATGCTCCCCGCTCGGTAGAAGACGGCGAGATGGATTGGGAAATTGCTGGAGATACCCCAGGACCGGAGGAAGAACTGACGACTAGAGAATTTTACGAGCAACTGCGAGACGCGATCGCCGATTTACCAGAAGTATTTCGTACTACAATTGTCCTCAGAGAAATCGAAGGGATGGCTTATGAAGAAATTGCCGAAATCACTGGCGTTTCTTTAGGAACCGTGAAATCGAGAATAGCTAGGGCTAGATCGAGATTGCAAACCCAGTTGCAAACTTATCTTAATATCTAATTTACAGCATCTTTCCCTGGCTCAGTGGCAGAACTTAAGCATAGATTAATAATTGTCAAGAAATGTCAAGCCTTCTGCCATCAGCAGCCAATTTGAAATATTTCTCAAAATTGTCCGCTGCTTTTACCCGTTCATGAATTGGTAATAATGTTAAGATGACTACTGATTCTCAGTTCTACAACCACTCTGACTCGCAACTTCCAAGCGTTATGGCAGATGGATTGGCCAAGCATACCAATGAATCGACGGGTGCAAAGGATATGGTGAAGCGCGATCGCTTCGAGTTATTGAGTGCTTACCTCGATGGCGAGGTCACAGCTGCTGAACGCAGGCAAGTTGAAGAATGGCTGGCAAATGATGCCGGCGTTAAGTGCTTGTACGCTCGACTGTTAAAATTAAGACAAGGCTTGCGGAATCTGCCCGTACCAGAGAACCAACAGCCAATAGAAACAACAATCCAAAAGGTTTTCGCGCGGTTACGTCGCCGTTCTCAGTTTGTCTGGGCTTGTTCGGGCGCGGCTGTTGCGGCTTGTGTGATTGGCGCAGTATCAGGCGTCCTCCCTGGTGGGGAATCCAAAACCCTGCAATTAGCGCAGCAAAGAATAGCAGAACCAGCAAAAACGACCCCCGTCATTGCCGTTCCTGCTTCACCGCTGATGGTGGCTTTAAATAACCCAGTGATTGAAATTCCCAAAGCAGCAGTTGCGCGATCGGCAAAACCTGCAAATCACCGACAGCCGAAACAAGTTGATCCGAAACAGGATATCAACTAATTGCCCAATTCGCTGTGTTTGGAGTTAAGCCGCAGCCACTCCACCAGCCATCAGGTTGGGGAAAACCTCTTAATTGGTAAACCCGGTCTAAGGTCATTAAGTAGACCCAAGCCCGACCCAACGAGAGCATATCAAGATTAAATATCTCGATATGCTCTCGATTATAGAGGTTTTCTGATTTTTGTCTAGTAGTCTGGTAATCTTCTAGCTGATCTAATTCAGTTAAATTTTCTGAATCGGCAAAAGAAATTGACATACTCCCTGATCTGAAAGTTCAGGGATTCTGGATTCAAACAGCAATAGCAGGCATAGCCCGTCTTACATCACCTAGCCCGACAGACAATGCCCTGCCTGTTGCCACCATTTTACCAAAAAGCCGTCCTAAAAGAACGGCGGCTCTAGACCCAAATTTTCGGTAAATAGCCTTGGACTGGTGTATCTCCTAGAGTCATGGCTGGGTAGCCTGCAGGTAAAGCAAATAGCTTACCTAGTGCCATAGCGCGTTGAGCATTGACCAATTTGCCGGCACAATATCTTTGATAATTCGCTTCACCTGGCTTGAGGGTGCCGTAGACAAAGACCCGCAGCCCGTCAGAGGATTGCATTTTTGATAGAATTAGGGTAAGTCAATAGTCGTGCTTGAATGAATTATGTCAGAGATTGCAAGGTTCTAGGGAATTGTGATTACAGCATCTTCCTGTAAAAGGTATCAGCAAAAATGGGCTTCATGGATTGTGTTTCTATGAACAGGATTCATTGGATTTTGTGGGCGTCCAACTAGTTGCAGTGCCTCTACAGGTGTACCTCACGCTTGGCGAAAAACGCTATATCTCATGGAGATAAAATCATCAATCAGGAGTTTTAACCATGAAACAAAAGACTCTTCCTATTAAGTTATCTCAAGAAGAAATTAACCATTTTTGTCAACGTCATTCGATCCGCAAGTTGTTTTTATTTGGTTCAGTATTAAGAGATGATTTTACAAGAGAAAGTGATGTTGATGTTTTAGTAGAATTTGAACCGGGAAAAACTCCAGGTTTAGCTATTATTACGATGGAAGATGAGTTGTCAAGTATAATAAATCGCCAGATAGATTTAAGAACATCAGCAGATTTAAGTCGTTATTTTCGTGAGCAAGTCTTAGCGGAAGCTATGGTTATTTATGAGCAAAATTGACGATTTAACTCGGCTAAAACACATCCGAGATTCCGCAGAAGAGGCGTTATCTTTTGTGAACAATCGTACCAGAGAAGATTTAGATCATGATAGGATGCTATCTTTAGCTCTAGTAAGATTAATTGAAATCATCGGTGAAGCAGCTAATCATGTTTCTGAATCTTGCCAAGCTAAGTATTTTCAAATACCTTGGCGACAAATTATCGGCATGAGAAACCGTATAATTCATGCTTATTTTGATGTTGATTTAGATATAATCTGGCAAGTAATCACTCAAGATTTAGGTTCACTTTTAAGTGAGATTCAAAAGGCAATTAAAGATTTAGAAAGATAAATTATTTTAACAGAAACAGGATAATTGAGACAACTTTGGATAATTTCTACCTCAATAAACTCTTGATATGAACTCTCAAATTTTAGTTTTTGTAAGTTATATTTAATAGACATTTCCCAAAGACTAGCAAGACTTAAATAGTATTGTTTTTGTCTTCGATTAAATCTTTTAGATGAGCATTCAGTTGTATATCATCGTTAACGAACCAAAGAAATATATGGGTATCTAATAATAATTTCATTCCATGTAATCCTTAAAGTCTTCGAGAGAGTCGTTAAAATCTGATGACATCCATACTTTCCCTTTAGCACTACCTCGTTTTAACGGGCGTTGAATTGGGGAAATTTCCGCCACTGGTTTATCATCTTGTGTAATAATGATCTTCTCTCCTTTGATTACCAGGTCGAGATATTTAGTTAAATTAGACTGGAATTGATTTATTTCTAGTTTAGTCATGATTAGTAATTCTTTTACGATAAGTGTTGGATACTGAATCTGAATATTATCTTTATTCTAATCTGAATCGAATAACTTTCTCATCGTTATAGTGTACTTTTTTTGGCATTCTGGAAATCGGCAAATAGCTCATCTTCACTAATACCTTTTGTTTCCAGTAATTGTTTGATTTTCTGTACTGCTGCTTGTAAAGCAATTAAATCTTGTTTTTGAGGAGTAGGTTGTGTCGGGATATAGTAACCTATTTGCACGCCATGAGAAGTAATTGCTATTGGTTCAGATGTCTGTTTTGTGTATTTGTGTATATTGGCACGAAATTCCTTGATTCCTACAGATTGTATTTCCATGATAGTAAACTGGCAATAAGTGTACACAGGAGTACACCATAACACAAAATCATGCCAATCGGACCTCTGTCCACAAACAAGCTCTAAGGTAGCCCGTAGTAGACATCGCCCTTCTCCCCATAAAACAGCGATCGCTCAGTTACGCTTACGGATAACAACTGGGTTTTTGTATTATTCGTAATAGCGATTGCACTCTTGTAATCGTGAGAAAATAGCATAAAAATCAAAAGCAACTAATCATGAAAAGAGAATTTAATGTAATTATCGAACGAGATGCAGATGGCTACTTTATCGCCTCCGTCCCTAATCTAGCTGGATGTCATACACAAGCCAAATCTTTAGATGAGTTGATGGAACGTATCCGAGAAGCGATCGCACTCTGTTTGGAATTTGAATCAGAACAGGATTCATTGGATTTTGTGGGCGTCCAACGAGTTGCTGTTGAAGTATGAGCCAATTTCTTTATCGCAATAAAAGGTAAGGTGGGTTAGCGACAGCGTAACCCACCTAATTTAATCATAGGGATGGTGCCGTATAGCGTTTCTCGCCCTAGTAAGGTACACCCGTAGGGGCACGGCATTGCCGTGCCCTTACACCGCGTGATACACTTTTGTACCTAACTTAACTGAGAATCGCTATACTTTCAGTTAACGCACCCTATAATATCAGGCAATGG
The Gloeotrichia echinulata CP02 DNA segment above includes these coding regions:
- a CDS encoding sigma-70 family RNA polymerase sigma factor, whose translation is MSQSITVSWSTVDARCPEASVQVDKLSNHDLILRCQVGQRPDRAAFAELLRRYQTQVDRVLYHLAPDWADRADLAQEVWIRVYRNISRLQEPAKFRGWLSRIATNLFYDELRKRKRVVSPLSLDAPRSVEDGEMDWEIAGDTPGPEEELTTREFYEQLRDAIADLPEVFRTTIVLREIEGMAYEEIAEITGVSLGTVKSRIARARSRLQTQLQTYLNI
- a CDS encoding zf-HC2 domain-containing protein, with translation MTTDSQFYNHSDSQLPSVMADGLAKHTNESTGAKDMVKRDRFELLSAYLDGEVTAAERRQVEEWLANDAGVKCLYARLLKLRQGLRNLPVPENQQPIETTIQKVFARLRRRSQFVWACSGAAVAACVIGAVSGVLPGGESKTLQLAQQRIAEPAKTTPVIAVPASPLMVALNNPVIEIPKAAVARSAKPANHRQPKQVDPKQDIN
- a CDS encoding gamma-glutamylcyclotransferase — protein: MSISFADSENLTELDQLEDYQTTRQKSENLYNREHIEIFNLDMLSLGRAWVYLMTLDRVYQLRGFPQPDGWWSGCGLTPNTANWAIS
- a CDS encoding nucleotidyltransferase family protein — its product is MKQKTLPIKLSQEEINHFCQRHSIRKLFLFGSVLRDDFTRESDVDVLVEFEPGKTPGLAIITMEDELSSIINRQIDLRTSADLSRYFREQVLAEAMVIYEQN
- a CDS encoding DUF86 domain-containing protein: MSKIDDLTRLKHIRDSAEEALSFVNNRTREDLDHDRMLSLALVRLIEIIGEAANHVSESCQAKYFQIPWRQIIGMRNRIIHAYFDVDLDIIWQVITQDLGSLLSEIQKAIKDLER
- a CDS encoding type II toxin-antitoxin system Phd/YefM family antitoxin, which translates into the protein MTKLEINQFQSNLTKYLDLVIKGEKIIITQDDKPVAEISPIQRPLKRGSAKGKVWMSSDFNDSLEDFKDYME
- a CDS encoding prevent-host-death family protein, whose amino-acid sequence is MEIQSVGIKEFRANIHKYTKQTSEPIAITSHGVQIGYYIPTQPTPQKQDLIALQAAVQKIKQLLETKGISEDELFADFQNAKKSTL
- a CDS encoding type II toxin-antitoxin system HicB family antitoxin; amino-acid sequence: MKREFNVIIERDADGYFIASVPNLAGCHTQAKSLDELMERIREAIALCLEFESEQDSLDFVGVQRVAVEV